A window of Sulfurimonas gotlandica GD1 contains these coding sequences:
- a CDS encoding HDOD domain-containing protein, with translation MTDEILKKIKQLPPLPESAMQIEAVYQDPDSSFNDMVKILEKDPLLTADILKAANSPLYGFSREINAISQAVGLFGMGTVRGFALASIVKKSFPLDLSPYGINNDMFSALSKKQHGLMTAWCLRKENKLLGILSPAAFLVEIGKVLIAQTIMSESSQEAFRDALTELQDVEAAERKVVGVDTPEVSATIFKHWRFEEGLVDVIANCQNPEQAEPEDQRAAQILHVVRVTVPINGVITDASVEAAKVLINKYALDMESFDKALENAR, from the coding sequence ATGACTGATGAAATATTAAAAAAGATTAAGCAACTTCCACCACTTCCTGAATCTGCTATGCAGATTGAAGCTGTGTATCAAGATCCAGATAGCAGCTTTAATGATATGGTTAAAATTTTAGAAAAAGATCCTCTTTTAACTGCTGACATTTTAAAAGCTGCAAACTCTCCACTTTATGGTTTTTCTCGTGAAATAAATGCCATCTCTCAAGCTGTAGGTCTTTTTGGTATGGGTACTGTTCGTGGTTTTGCGCTTGCAAGTATTGTTAAGAAAAGTTTTCCTCTTGATTTATCTCCATATGGAATAAATAATGATATGTTCTCTGCACTATCAAAAAAGCAGCATGGACTTATGACTGCATGGTGTCTTAGAAAAGAAAATAAATTATTAGGTATTTTATCTCCAGCAGCCTTTCTTGTTGAAATAGGTAAAGTTCTTATTGCTCAAACAATTATGTCAGAATCTTCTCAGGAAGCCTTTAGAGATGCTCTTACTGAACTTCAAGATGTTGAAGCAGCTGAGAGAAAAGTAGTAGGTGTTGACACTCCAGAAGTAAGTGCTACAATATTCAAACACTGGAGATTTGAGGAAGGGTTAGTTGATGTAATCGCTAACTGCCAAAATCCAGAACAAGCAGAACCGGAAGACCAAAGAGCAGCACAAATCTTACATGTAGTACGTGTCACAGTTCCTATTAACGGTGTAATTACAGACGCTAGTGTTGAAGCAGCAAAAGTGCTAATCAACAAATATGCTCTGGATATGGAAAGCTTCGACAAAGCCTTAGAAAACGCTAGATAA
- the purL gene encoding phosphoribosylformylglycinamidine synthase subunit PurL gives MSQQLENIEEQLANHKLSQEDYTHIKQILNREPNLVELGIFSAMWSEHCSYKSSKVHLKGFPTKAPWVIQGPGENAGVIDIGGGYAAVFKMESHNHPSFIEPYQGAATGVGGIMRDVFTMGARPVASLNALRFGNILNDDKTSAHQRYLVRGVTEGIGGYGNCMGVPTIGGEVSFDECYNGNILVNAFNLGIAKSDEIFLGRAEGIGNPVMYVGAKTGRDGLGGAVMSSDSFTEESKSLRPTVQVGDPFTEKLLLEACMELFKTDHVVGIQDMGAAGLTSSSFEMAGRTGSGMTMHLDKVPAREENMTPYDFMLSESQERMLLCAKKGSEQAIIDIFEKWDLDAAVIGEVTDTGNMELFWHGEKCAEVPVDPVSEEAPELNRPMSRPVYLDSIANVTINDFGKVSNQDAFEKLIKSMEVVDKSWIYTQYDSMVQTNTIKKGGMLDASVIRVKENGKALAMSADCNVRYCYIDPKGGAAAAVIESGRNVAMSGARPLAITDCLNYGNPENPEVMWQFAQGCLGIKEACAELTTPVIGGNVSLYNETNGISVFPTPSIATVGVNDDQNNVLMSSFQSEGNALYLVGGSMSEFGGSLYMKEICGIVAGTLPEIDYKKELALWDLVIEGNKKHLLECAKDASSGGVAIALAKMSATSGLGCDVEMSVEDERDIFAESMSRAIIEVKPENCEAFEAMLDESFAVEKIGTVGGDSIKVNDVTMSMDILKDNYFNTFKRVIERDL, from the coding sequence GTGAGCCAACAACTAGAAAACATCGAAGAACAATTAGCTAACCATAAGCTTTCTCAAGAAGATTATACGCATATCAAACAGATATTAAACCGTGAACCAAATCTAGTAGAACTAGGTATTTTTTCTGCAATGTGGAGTGAACACTGTTCTTATAAATCTTCAAAAGTGCACTTAAAAGGTTTTCCAACTAAAGCTCCTTGGGTTATTCAAGGTCCAGGTGAGAATGCTGGTGTAATTGATATTGGTGGTGGTTATGCAGCTGTATTTAAGATGGAATCACACAATCATCCAAGTTTTATAGAGCCTTATCAAGGCGCTGCGACAGGTGTTGGTGGAATAATGCGTGATGTGTTTACTATGGGTGCTCGCCCAGTAGCTTCACTAAATGCTCTTAGATTTGGAAACATCTTAAATGATGACAAGACTTCAGCTCACCAACGTTACTTAGTTCGTGGTGTAACTGAAGGTATCGGCGGATACGGTAACTGTATGGGCGTACCGACTATCGGTGGTGAAGTTAGTTTTGATGAGTGTTACAATGGAAATATCCTTGTTAATGCTTTTAACCTTGGTATCGCAAAATCAGATGAGATTTTTCTAGGTCGTGCTGAAGGTATCGGTAACCCTGTAATGTATGTTGGTGCAAAAACAGGTCGTGATGGTCTTGGTGGAGCCGTAATGAGTTCTGATAGTTTTACTGAAGAGTCTAAATCTCTTCGTCCTACAGTTCAAGTTGGTGACCCGTTTACTGAAAAACTTTTACTTGAAGCTTGTATGGAGCTTTTTAAAACTGACCATGTTGTAGGTATTCAAGATATGGGTGCTGCTGGTCTGACATCTTCATCTTTTGAGATGGCTGGACGAACTGGAAGTGGTATGACTATGCATCTTGACAAAGTTCCTGCTCGTGAAGAGAACATGACTCCTTATGACTTTATGCTTTCAGAGTCTCAAGAGCGTATGCTTTTATGTGCTAAAAAAGGTTCAGAGCAAGCAATTATTGATATTTTTGAAAAATGGGACTTAGATGCTGCGGTAATCGGTGAAGTTACTGATACTGGAAATATGGAACTTTTCTGGCATGGTGAAAAATGTGCTGAGGTTCCAGTCGATCCTGTTAGTGAAGAAGCACCTGAACTTAACCGTCCAATGTCTCGTCCTGTTTATTTAGACTCAATAGCTAATGTAACTATCAATGATTTTGGCAAAGTATCTAATCAAGATGCATTTGAGAAGCTTATAAAATCTATGGAAGTTGTAGATAAATCATGGATTTATACTCAGTATGATTCAATGGTACAGACTAATACCATCAAAAAAGGCGGTATGCTTGACGCTTCCGTTATCCGTGTAAAAGAAAATGGTAAAGCTCTTGCTATGTCTGCTGACTGTAATGTTCGTTACTGTTATATAGACCCTAAAGGCGGAGCTGCGGCAGCTGTTATTGAGAGTGGTAGAAATGTAGCTATGAGTGGTGCTAGACCATTGGCTATTACAGATTGTCTTAACTACGGTAACCCTGAAAACCCAGAGGTTATGTGGCAGTTTGCTCAAGGTTGTTTAGGAATTAAAGAAGCATGTGCAGAACTTACAACTCCTGTAATAGGAGGTAACGTTTCACTTTATAACGAAACAAACGGTATATCAGTTTTTCCAACTCCATCAATTGCTACTGTTGGTGTAAATGATGACCAAAATAATGTTTTAATGTCTAGCTTTCAAAGTGAGGGTAATGCACTTTATTTAGTTGGTGGATCTATGAGTGAGTTTGGTGGATCTCTTTACATGAAAGAAATATGTGGCATTGTTGCTGGAACTCTTCCTGAAATAGACTACAAAAAAGAGTTGGCTCTTTGGGACTTAGTAATTGAGGGCAATAAAAAACACTTACTAGAGTGTGCAAAAGATGCAAGTTCTGGCGGTGTTGCTATTGCCTTAGCTAAAATGTCTGCAACTTCAGGTCTTGGGTGTGATGTAGAGATGAGCGTAGAAGATGAGAGAGATATTTTTGCAGAGTCTATGAGTAGAGCTATCATCGAAGTTAAGCCAGAAAACTGTGAAGCTTTTGAAGCTATGCTAGATGAATCTTTTGCTGTAGAGAAAATAGGAACTGTTGGTGGAGACTCTATCAAAGTTAACGATGTAACTATGAGCATGGATATATTAAAAGACAACTACTTCAATACATTTAAAAGAGTTATTGAGAGAGATTTATAA
- a CDS encoding lysophospholipid acyltransferase family protein, with translation MISVEKMITDKYPKLKNSKILKSTITKFSDSIVHQDEINEFVHKNAHLGSFEFIDNVLDYFDFNFLASDKDIENIPSSGRVVIIANHPLGALDAFALIKLLSRVRKDIKIVVNDFLKEFKVLDSLFIHVNNFTARQKKEAIQEIYDSLDNDMALIIFPSGEVSRASSTGVKDKTWKKGFLKFAYRSNSPIIPVFIGGKNSKAFYSISTINKKLSTLLLPNEMFKQKNKTIDITVGEIIPNENIIPKGLKQDKILELYKKQVYNLKNSKSFFLTQKAIAHPEDRRDLKKELKNAQLLGNTKDNKKIYLYSSINPNSSLLNEIGRLRELSFRKVGEGINQKRDIDKYDRYYKHIILWDDEDLEIVGAYRIAECKDIIKKLGKAALYTSTLFNFNESFDKYFDNSIELGRSFVQPKYWGSRALDYLWYGIGAYIRNNPEIKYLYGPVSLSATYPKIAKDTILYFYDKNFRDKDNLASAKSPYNYKTDADLIRNLRNEFSDLEYKENFKNLKRALAVMGTSVPTLYKQYSDLCDEGGINFCAYNIDPDFSNCIDSLIVVDISKIKHLQRKRYID, from the coding sequence ATGATTAGCGTAGAAAAAATGATTACAGATAAATATCCAAAACTTAAAAACAGTAAGATTTTAAAAAGTACTATTACAAAATTTTCCGACTCTATTGTTCATCAGGATGAGATCAATGAATTTGTACATAAAAATGCTCATCTTGGAAGCTTTGAATTTATAGACAATGTTTTAGATTACTTTGATTTTAACTTTTTAGCATCTGATAAGGATATAGAAAATATTCCCTCATCCGGCAGAGTTGTCATCATTGCAAACCACCCGCTAGGTGCACTTGACGCCTTTGCACTTATTAAATTACTAAGTAGGGTACGTAAAGATATAAAAATAGTTGTAAATGATTTTTTAAAAGAATTTAAAGTTTTGGATTCTCTTTTTATACATGTAAATAATTTCACAGCCAGACAAAAAAAAGAAGCTATACAAGAGATATATGACTCACTTGATAATGATATGGCTCTTATAATATTTCCATCTGGAGAAGTAAGTCGCGCAAGTTCAACAGGTGTAAAAGACAAAACATGGAAAAAAGGCTTTTTAAAGTTTGCATATAGAAGTAACTCTCCGATAATTCCGGTATTTATAGGAGGAAAGAATTCTAAAGCATTCTACTCAATATCTACAATTAACAAAAAACTTTCTACTCTGCTTTTACCAAATGAGATGTTTAAGCAAAAAAATAAAACTATTGATATCACTGTTGGTGAAATTATCCCTAATGAAAACATAATTCCAAAAGGGTTAAAACAAGACAAAATTTTAGAACTTTACAAAAAACAAGTTTACAATCTAAAAAACTCTAAAAGCTTTTTTTTAACACAAAAGGCCATCGCTCATCCAGAAGATAGACGTGATTTAAAAAAAGAGCTCAAAAATGCTCAACTGCTTGGAAACACCAAAGATAACAAAAAGATTTATCTATACAGTAGTATAAATCCTAACTCCAGCCTTCTAAATGAAATCGGCCGTCTTAGAGAGTTATCTTTTCGAAAAGTTGGTGAAGGAATAAATCAAAAACGAGACATAGATAAGTATGATAGATACTATAAGCATATCATTCTTTGGGATGATGAAGATTTAGAAATAGTAGGAGCATATAGAATAGCAGAATGTAAAGATATAATTAAAAAACTTGGTAAAGCTGCACTCTACACAAGCACACTTTTTAACTTTAATGAAAGCTTTGACAAATATTTTGACAACTCAATTGAACTTGGAAGAAGTTTCGTTCAACCAAAGTACTGGGGAAGCAGAGCTCTTGATTATCTATGGTACGGGATAGGAGCATATATTAGAAATAACCCTGAAATAAAATATCTCTATGGACCAGTATCACTTAGCGCCACTTATCCAAAAATAGCAAAAGATACTATTCTCTACTTCTACGATAAAAATTTCAGAGATAAAGACAATCTAGCAAGTGCGAAGAGCCCTTACAACTATAAAACAGATGCAGACTTGATTAGAAATCTAAGAAATGAATTTAGTGATTTAGAGTATAAAGAAAACTTCAAGAACTTGAAAAGAGCACTAGCAGTTATGGGTACAAGTGTCCCAACTCTATACAAGCAGTATAGTGATTTATGTGATGAAGGTGGCATAAATTTTTGTGCTTACAATATTGACCCGGATTTTTCAAACTGTATTGACAGTTTAATAGTTGTAGATATCTCTAAGATCAAGCACTTGCAAAGAAAAAGATATATTGATTAA
- a CDS encoding 6-phosphofructokinase produces MQNIAILCSGGDVSGMNPALKHFVEYTLQKNLTPYFVYDGYEGLIDNKIEQASYCDVSGIINRGGTKIGSARSQRFMQKKYRDIAKQNLDTLGIEMLVVLGGDGSFRGLDIFYKETGIKFCGIPATIDNDINATDYSLGVDTALNIIKTSIDAIRDTASSFKRAFVIETMGRDCGYLALVSHLTSGSELCLIPEKEYDLKSFEDDFKKQIKNGRKYFIAIVSEGIKQDSSEIAQWFENKIGMESRVSILGHIQRGGNPTIYDRLMAYKFITHAVDGLLAGRDESVICYTKSGFEFNSIEEVTSKTKELDAELLSYLDKP; encoded by the coding sequence ATGCAAAATATTGCTATTTTATGTTCTGGCGGTGATGTCTCTGGAATGAATCCTGCACTAAAACACTTCGTAGAATATACACTACAAAAGAACTTGACTCCATACTTTGTTTATGATGGATATGAAGGTCTAATTGACAATAAAATAGAGCAGGCAAGCTACTGTGATGTATCTGGAATCATCAATCGTGGTGGAACAAAAATAGGAAGTGCCAGAAGCCAAAGATTCATGCAAAAAAAGTATAGAGATATAGCTAAACAGAACTTAGATACGCTAGGTATTGAGATGCTGGTAGTTCTTGGCGGTGACGGTTCATTTAGAGGACTAGATATATTTTATAAAGAGACTGGCATAAAGTTTTGCGGTATCCCTGCAACTATTGATAACGATATAAATGCAACTGACTATTCGCTCGGTGTTGATACTGCTCTAAACATCATTAAGACTTCCATAGATGCTATAAGAGATACAGCTTCATCATTTAAAAGAGCTTTTGTTATTGAGACTATGGGTAGAGACTGTGGCTACTTGGCTTTGGTTTCACATCTAACCTCAGGTTCTGAATTATGTCTTATTCCTGAAAAAGAGTATGACTTAAAATCTTTCGAAGATGATTTTAAAAAGCAGATTAAAAATGGACGAAAGTATTTCATAGCTATAGTATCTGAGGGTATTAAACAAGATTCTTCAGAAATAGCCCAGTGGTTTGAAAACAAAATTGGTATGGAGTCTAGAGTGAGCATATTAGGTCATATACAAAGAGGTGGAAACCCAACTATATATGACAGACTTATGGCTTATAAGTTTATAACTCACGCCGTTGATGGTTTACTTGCAGGCAGAGATGAAAGTGTAATATGCTACACAAAAAGTGGATTTGAATTTAATAGTATAGAAGAAGTAACAAGTAAAACTAAAGAGCTAGATGCTGAACTACTATCTTACTTAGATAAGCCATAG
- the greA gene encoding transcription elongation factor GreA, which yields MSIEGYDLLVEEFKFLLEVEKPKTAEEKLVAAAQGDRSENADYHAAKEKLRFIDKRLFYLNSMIQKSQIIDPSSYEHNKVSFGSTVKILNIDTDEEETYTLCGVLESEPEHGLISVHSPIAKALIGKEVEDEFKINLPMGKKEYEILEIEYKNIFTLKKKIRTKEDFAFH from the coding sequence ATGAGCATCGAAGGTTATGATCTTTTAGTAGAAGAGTTTAAATTTTTACTTGAAGTAGAAAAACCGAAAACTGCAGAAGAAAAGCTCGTCGCAGCAGCGCAGGGTGATAGAAGTGAAAATGCTGATTATCACGCTGCGAAAGAAAAACTTCGTTTTATAGATAAGAGACTTTTTTATTTAAATTCTATGATACAAAAATCACAAATTATAGACCCATCATCTTATGAACATAATAAGGTCAGTTTTGGAAGTACAGTTAAAATTCTAAATATTGATACAGATGAAGAAGAGACATATACTCTTTGTGGTGTTCTAGAGAGTGAACCTGAGCATGGGTTGATATCAGTACACTCACCAATTGCAAAAGCTTTAATCGGGAAAGAGGTAGAAGATGAGTTTAAAATAAACCTTCCAATGGGCAAAAAAGAGTATGAAATTTTGGAAATTGAGTATAAAAATATTTTTACTTTAAAGAAAAAAATTCGAACAAAAGAAGACTTTGCTTTTCATTAA
- a CDS encoding NIF3 1 codes for MYKLNYFVPSDAKERTKQALFDIGVGRYQNYECCSFETLGNGQFKPIESANPHIGKLNELEIVQEYKIEMICEDRLIKKAVKTLKEVHPYEEVAYEVLKIEGF; via the coding sequence ATGTACAAGCTAAATTATTTCGTACCCTCAGATGCTAAAGAGAGGACTAAACAAGCCCTTTTTGATATTGGAGTTGGAAGATATCAAAATTATGAATGTTGCTCGTTTGAGACTTTAGGAAATGGTCAATTCAAACCAATAGAGAGTGCAAATCCACATATTGGAAAGCTAAACGAACTCGAAATCGTACAAGAGTACAAAATAGAAATGATCTGCGAAGATAGACTTATAAAAAAAGCTGTAAAAACTTTAAAAGAAGTACATCCATATGAAGAAGTTGCATATGAAGTTCTTAAAATTGAAGGGTTTTAA
- the holA gene encoding DNA polymerase III subunit delta has translation MYKGELDKHIQNDSISNSFVFFGESSFLIDTYTKKLSNIEDASALTFYYDEYDFKSAKAHLSQASLFGGQNVLVIKSEKKVPKKELDDLIDLCEKNQDNFFIYAYYGSDHKTYSKAFSKNNTMSVRFFSPNHHESINIIADVVKEKNVNMDKYSIAHLLNIHNGDVALAYNEIEKFRVYDKVITTKDIEHLVSGLGEISMDDLLKKILSKKDFTKDLINILEHGEDEIRVATALTAYLTQLYMFNIYIRVNGAPNALEILGYPAPKFVVDEKAALSLKFKPNTYYKLHELLLESELKMKSAGVDKSAILLSTLIRVQKLL, from the coding sequence ATGTACAAGGGTGAGCTAGATAAACATATACAAAACGATTCTATCTCTAACAGTTTTGTATTTTTTGGTGAGAGTAGCTTTCTAATAGACACATATACTAAAAAACTTAGTAATATAGAAGATGCTTCAGCCCTCACATTTTACTATGATGAATATGATTTTAAAAGTGCTAAAGCGCATTTATCACAAGCTTCACTGTTTGGTGGACAAAATGTTCTAGTAATAAAAAGTGAAAAGAAAGTTCCTAAAAAAGAGTTAGATGACCTTATAGATTTATGTGAAAAAAATCAAGACAACTTTTTTATCTACGCATATTATGGGAGTGATCATAAAACTTATAGTAAAGCATTTAGTAAAAACAATACTATGAGTGTTAGATTTTTCAGCCCAAACCACCATGAATCAATAAATATCATAGCCGATGTTGTAAAAGAAAAAAATGTAAATATGGATAAATATTCTATAGCTCATCTATTGAATATACACAATGGTGATGTAGCACTTGCATATAATGAGATAGAAAAATTCAGGGTTTATGATAAAGTAATTACTACAAAAGATATAGAGCATCTAGTATCAGGTCTTGGAGAAATAAGCATGGATGACTTGCTTAAAAAGATACTTTCTAAAAAAGACTTTACTAAAGATTTAATTAATATACTAGAACATGGTGAGGATGAGATTAGAGTAGCTACAGCACTCACAGCATACCTAACACAGCTTTACATGTTCAACATCTATATAAGGGTAAATGGAGCGCCTAATGCTCTTGAGATACTTGGTTACCCTGCTCCAAAATTTGTAGTTGATGAAAAAGCTGCACTATCTTTAAAATTTAAACCAAATACATACTATAAATTACATGAACTGCTGTTAGAGAGTGAGCTAAAAATGAAAAGTGCTGGCGTTGATAAAAGTGCTATATTACTCTCAACTCTCATTAGGGTGCAAAAATTATTGTAA
- a CDS encoding RNB domain-containing ribonuclease: MKSLLIRLTLGLSERDITPDEQIHITNFLAKKYITKKDNIYKFNSKYRAGTLGLVQKGTAYLNVIGENIRDLFIDEGDLGNAKEGDLIIAQRLLGKRGTPSAKIAEIVGRAQSYSVAYIISKDGRKALVDLKTDYPTGVELTQEEINAYDFDDVLKINNQENSIMEKLGNLKDPLVDEKIVLAQFNKHDEFDEEVLKIATSFEAVDASKYPKRVDLRKLAFCTIDPVTAKDYDDAIYWDDKNTTLFVAIADVSEYVTPFGTIDNEAIYRSFSIYLPHRSIPMLPRQLSETLCSLQPHVDRLAYVFEMKLDLVSLEVTESKVYEAIIHSQRRFNYEEIDEFFEGKLKAKNSSEREVFAWIKKLRPITDALKIKRLKIGYDFRSNELEMEIDKNSNIVSTTFAEETPSHALIEDCMLLANKQAAAQYSRGIFRIHEPPSQTKLQLLYQELAGIGMSIDIKNSIKETITDIQNQAKEMDLEAEVDTLIIRSQMQAKYAPLNSGHFGLGFEAYTHFTSPIRRYSDLIVHRLLKAINNNDTEEGSYVLRNIEALSMTISEKEREASTIEVEFQQRKFARWANENLNKEFKARITTTEPEYKAEIHDEIMGARLFITSAENAVLFQDVNVCIDKVDIAKAKIFAHVVKGSDVQG, translated from the coding sequence TTGAAATCTCTACTAATTCGACTCACTCTAGGTTTGAGTGAGCGAGATATAACCCCAGATGAACAAATACATATAACAAACTTCTTAGCAAAAAAATACATCACTAAAAAAGATAACATATATAAGTTTAACTCAAAATACCGAGCAGGAACTCTTGGACTTGTTCAAAAAGGCACTGCGTACCTGAATGTTATTGGTGAAAATATTCGTGATCTGTTTATTGATGAAGGTGATCTCGGAAATGCTAAAGAGGGAGACCTTATAATAGCTCAAAGACTCCTAGGTAAACGTGGCACACCAAGTGCTAAAATAGCAGAAATTGTAGGACGTGCACAGAGCTATAGCGTTGCATACATTATCTCTAAAGATGGAAGAAAAGCTTTAGTAGATTTAAAAACAGACTATCCCACCGGAGTTGAACTAACTCAAGAAGAAATAAATGCTTATGATTTTGATGATGTATTAAAAATAAATAATCAAGAAAATTCTATTATGGAGAAACTTGGGAACCTAAAAGATCCTCTAGTTGATGAGAAGATTGTTCTTGCACAGTTTAACAAGCATGACGAATTTGATGAAGAAGTACTAAAGATAGCTACTTCATTTGAAGCTGTGGATGCTTCTAAGTATCCTAAAAGAGTTGACTTAAGAAAATTAGCATTTTGCACAATAGATCCTGTAACTGCAAAAGATTATGATGATGCTATCTATTGGGATGATAAAAATACAACTCTCTTTGTGGCTATCGCTGATGTAAGTGAATATGTTACTCCGTTTGGAACGATTGACAATGAAGCAATATACAGAAGTTTTTCTATTTACCTGCCTCATCGCTCTATTCCTATGCTTCCACGCCAACTTAGTGAGACCCTGTGTTCACTTCAGCCTCATGTAGACAGACTCGCTTATGTCTTTGAGATGAAGCTTGATTTAGTATCTCTGGAAGTAACTGAATCTAAAGTATATGAAGCGATTATTCACTCTCAAAGAAGATTTAACTATGAAGAAATAGATGAATTTTTTGAAGGTAAGCTTAAAGCTAAAAATAGTTCTGAGAGAGAGGTATTTGCTTGGATAAAAAAACTTCGTCCAATCACAGATGCACTTAAAATTAAAAGATTAAAAATTGGTTATGACTTTCGCTCAAATGAGTTGGAGATGGAAATAGATAAAAATTCAAATATAGTCTCGACAACTTTTGCTGAGGAAACTCCATCTCATGCTCTAATAGAAGATTGTATGCTCTTAGCAAATAAGCAAGCAGCAGCTCAATACAGCAGAGGAATATTTAGGATCCATGAACCACCAAGTCAAACAAAACTTCAATTACTCTATCAAGAGTTAGCAGGTATTGGTATGAGTATAGATATTAAAAACTCTATTAAAGAGACTATAACAGATATTCAAAATCAAGCTAAAGAGATGGACTTAGAAGCAGAGGTTGATACTCTAATCATACGTTCACAGATGCAAGCTAAATATGCTCCTTTAAATTCTGGACACTTTGGGCTTGGTTTTGAAGCATACACACACTTTACTTCACCAATTAGAAGATATTCTGATCTTATCGTTCATAGACTTTTAAAAGCCATAAACAATAATGATACAGAAGAAGGTTCTTATGTGCTTAGAAATATAGAAGCCCTAAGCATGACAATAAGTGAGAAAGAGAGAGAAGCCAGTACAATCGAAGTTGAATTTCAACAGAGAAAATTTGCTCGCTGGGCAAACGAAAATCTAAACAAAGAGTTTAAAGCAAGAATCACTACAACTGAACCTGAATACAAAGCTGAGATTCATGATGAGATAATGGGGGCAAGACTTTTTATAACATCAGCAGAAAATGCTGTACTTTTTCAAGATGTAAATGTTTGCATCGATAAAGTTGATATTGCTAAAGCTAAAATATTTGCCCACGTTGTAAAGGGTAGCGATGTACAAGGGTGA
- a CDS encoding rhodanese-like domain-containing protein: MFFLVQESLKKVFFKLILLSVVGIISSLNAVDYSGEKSYSIKLPYKACTVSPIPREALEAGIIPINTAKAKKFFIEGALFYDARKKSDYSKAHIKDAKPIIFDDSKAKHTLISLPKSLERNMIFYCYGDSCASSYEAALSVLKHGYKNVFWYVNGFDDWKKKGYPVESSKLND, translated from the coding sequence ATGTTTTTTTTAGTACAAGAGAGTTTGAAAAAAGTTTTTTTTAAATTGATACTCCTTTCAGTTGTAGGTATCATTAGTTCTTTAAACGCAGTTGATTACAGTGGTGAGAAGTCATATAGTATAAAACTTCCTTACAAGGCTTGTACTGTCTCTCCGATTCCACGTGAAGCTTTAGAAGCTGGAATTATTCCTATAAATACTGCAAAAGCAAAAAAGTTTTTTATAGAAGGGGCGCTATTTTATGATGCCAGAAAAAAGAGCGACTACAGTAAAGCACATATAAAAGATGCTAAACCCATCATATTTGATGATTCAAAAGCAAAACATACTCTTATTAGTCTTCCAAAATCTCTTGAGAGAAATATGATCTTTTATTGTTACGGAGATAGCTGTGCTAGTTCTTATGAAGCAGCATTATCGGTACTAAAACATGGTTATAAAAATGTTTTTTGGTATGTCAACGGATTTGATGATTGGAAGAAAAAAGGTTATCCCGTTGAATCAAGTAAGTTAAACGATTAA